The Corallococcus exiguus genome includes a window with the following:
- a CDS encoding diacylglycerol kinase catalytic domain-containing protein: protein MFEKVVLVTRKTRLADLVVRFNTKKQAKFYVEHNGQDFNGFEAEDDTYRRAVDALRSQLDVGLPVQQVDRSLVPTFLFTGKEVVVAVGQDGLVANVAKYVGSQPLVGINPDPERFDGVLLPFLPRDARGAVQRTLEGRARMRQVQLAEARLQDGQRLLAFNDLFIGARTHVSARYQVRYGGKEESQSSSGVLVSTGAGSSGWLSSVFALAQGLTRCTGGTPGKPWTLGWEDARLAFVVREPFVSRHSGADIVGGFVTAQAELVLESRMPQGGVIFSDGMEEDFLTFGAGATARIRPAEQRARLVVH, encoded by the coding sequence ATGTTCGAGAAGGTCGTCCTCGTCACGCGCAAGACGCGGCTGGCGGACCTGGTGGTCCGCTTCAACACCAAGAAGCAGGCGAAGTTCTACGTGGAGCACAACGGCCAGGACTTCAACGGGTTCGAGGCGGAGGACGACACCTACCGCCGCGCGGTGGACGCCCTCCGCTCGCAGCTGGACGTGGGCCTGCCGGTGCAGCAGGTGGACCGCTCGCTCGTGCCCACCTTCCTCTTCACCGGCAAGGAGGTGGTGGTGGCGGTGGGGCAGGACGGGCTCGTCGCCAACGTGGCCAAGTACGTGGGCAGCCAGCCGCTCGTGGGCATCAACCCGGACCCGGAGCGCTTCGACGGCGTGCTCCTTCCGTTCCTCCCTCGCGACGCCCGGGGCGCCGTGCAGCGGACCCTGGAGGGCCGCGCGAGGATGCGCCAGGTGCAGCTGGCGGAGGCACGGCTGCAGGACGGCCAGCGGCTGCTCGCCTTCAACGACCTGTTCATCGGCGCGCGCACGCACGTGTCCGCCCGCTACCAGGTCCGCTACGGCGGCAAGGAGGAGTCGCAGTCCTCCAGCGGGGTGCTCGTGTCCACGGGCGCGGGTTCCAGCGGGTGGCTGTCGTCCGTGTTCGCGCTCGCGCAGGGGCTCACCCGCTGCACGGGCGGCACGCCAGGGAAGCCCTGGACGCTCGGTTGGGAGGACGCGCGGCTCGCCTTCGTCGTGCGCGAGCCCTTCGTCAGCCGTCACTCCGGCGCGGACATCGTCGGCGGCTTCGTCACCGCCCAGGCGGAGCTGGTGCTCGAGTCCCGCATGCCCCAGGGCGGCGTCATCTTCAGCGACGGCATGGAGGAGGACTTCCTCACCTTCGGCGCCGGCGCCACCGCCCGCATCCGTCCCGCCGAGCAGAGGGCTCGCCTGGTCGTCCACTGA
- a CDS encoding SPFH domain-containing protein, with protein sequence MFFGYMKSTPTTYVMQYRDGEVVREGAGLSFLYWKPATTLVAVPLSSADVPFAFNEVTRDFQPVTIQGQLTYRVEDARRLAGLLDYSITPAGRHRSDDPEKLSDRLVQAAQVRARAVVQSLSLREVLVQSDMLEARVLAALAEAESVKALGVHVMAFSVLSIQPTPEMARALEAAAREGLQREADEAIYARRNAAVEQERRIKESELATELVVEERQRQIREAKMAADIAVEEQRAALMERWVQNERQSADARAYALEKTLEPVKNVDWKTLLATSANGADPALHIALAFREMGENAQRIGELNVSPDLLRSLLPAASGPRGNNPGPAPKPGRPDVHNFDPRDR encoded by the coding sequence ATGTTCTTCGGGTACATGAAGTCGACGCCGACCACGTACGTGATGCAGTACCGGGACGGCGAGGTGGTCCGCGAGGGCGCGGGCCTGTCGTTCCTCTATTGGAAGCCGGCGACGACGCTGGTGGCGGTGCCCCTCTCGAGCGCGGACGTCCCGTTCGCCTTCAACGAGGTCACCCGCGACTTCCAGCCGGTGACGATTCAGGGGCAGCTGACATACCGGGTGGAGGACGCGCGGAGGCTGGCAGGGCTCTTGGACTACTCCATCACCCCGGCGGGGCGTCACCGCTCCGACGACCCGGAGAAGCTGTCGGACCGGCTGGTGCAGGCCGCGCAGGTGCGGGCCCGCGCGGTGGTGCAGTCCCTGAGCCTGCGCGAGGTGCTGGTGCAGTCCGACATGCTGGAGGCCCGGGTGCTCGCGGCGCTGGCGGAGGCGGAGTCCGTGAAGGCGCTGGGCGTGCACGTGATGGCCTTCTCCGTGCTCTCCATCCAGCCCACGCCGGAGATGGCGCGCGCGCTGGAAGCCGCCGCGCGCGAAGGGCTCCAGCGTGAAGCGGACGAGGCCATCTACGCCCGCCGCAACGCGGCCGTGGAGCAGGAGCGCCGCATCAAGGAGAGCGAGCTGGCCACGGAGCTGGTGGTGGAGGAGCGCCAGCGCCAGATTCGCGAGGCGAAGATGGCCGCGGACATCGCGGTGGAGGAGCAGCGCGCCGCCCTCATGGAGCGCTGGGTCCAGAACGAGCGCCAGTCCGCGGACGCGCGCGCGTACGCCCTGGAGAAGACGCTGGAGCCGGTGAAGAACGTGGATTGGAAGACGCTCCTGGCCACGTCCGCGAACGGCGCCGACCCCGCGCTCCACATCGCCCTGGCCTTCCGCGAGATGGGCGAGAACGCGCAGCGCATCGGCGAGCTCAACGTGTCGCCGGACCTGCTGCGCTCGCTCTTGCCCGCGGCCTCAGGCCCTCGCGGCAACAACCCCGGCCCCGCGCCCAAGCCCGGCCGCCCGGACGTCCACAACTTCGACCCCCGCGACCGCTGA
- a CDS encoding GspE/PulE/PilB domain-containing protein: MTRKLGEQLVLDGVLTPEVLSRALARQKETGLKLGECLVRLGVDETPVLRLLAQELKTRFVSTEKLAQAKVDAALLERVPVRLAEGFDFMPLRLVQDALYVAISEPQRQRALEEIAKTVGVAQVLPFVAVRRSIRAAIRKHYYADAHAFEHPPEDLACPHCGASCKPGDFQCARCELLLVRSVEDLPPRDNVSLVRALLTRPEQTGARGVPRPPQQEATRVVTFQAQAQPKTKGPPVRPVIVASLDLVNRPLSPFEAYVLSFVDGRTALADMAMITQVTELELRAVFESLSERGVTKLVGTLASAEVAFTGDGVPAFSREPKTVPPAAAAKVAAAPAAPAARAQAPRQAPMPSVSLAAALAAKPHSVAPAPVARKEDAQEEVLQRVVRLEQAGKMAEALDLLERSIGLLPKPAPLYNRMGMILLNHQRDYERASAFFKMASDLEPENSVYTMNLYSVLALNAEATNAGQKKPRR; this comes from the coding sequence ATGACGCGCAAGCTCGGGGAGCAGTTGGTCCTGGATGGAGTGCTGACGCCGGAGGTGTTGTCCCGGGCGCTCGCGCGGCAGAAGGAGACGGGGCTGAAGCTGGGCGAGTGCCTGGTGCGGCTGGGCGTGGACGAGACGCCGGTGTTGCGGCTGTTGGCGCAGGAGTTGAAGACGCGCTTCGTGTCCACGGAGAAGCTGGCGCAGGCGAAGGTGGACGCGGCGCTGTTGGAGCGGGTGCCGGTGCGGCTGGCGGAGGGCTTCGACTTCATGCCGCTGCGGTTGGTGCAGGACGCGCTGTACGTGGCCATCTCCGAGCCACAGCGGCAGCGGGCGTTGGAGGAGATCGCCAAGACGGTGGGCGTGGCGCAGGTGCTGCCGTTCGTGGCGGTGCGCAGGTCCATCCGCGCGGCCATCCGTAAGCACTACTACGCGGACGCGCACGCCTTCGAGCACCCGCCGGAGGACCTGGCGTGTCCGCACTGTGGCGCGTCGTGCAAGCCAGGGGATTTCCAGTGCGCGCGCTGTGAGCTGTTGCTGGTGAGGAGCGTGGAGGACCTGCCGCCCCGGGACAACGTGTCGCTGGTGCGCGCGCTGCTCACGAGGCCGGAGCAGACGGGAGCGCGCGGAGTGCCCCGTCCGCCGCAGCAGGAGGCGACGCGGGTGGTGACGTTCCAGGCGCAGGCCCAGCCGAAGACGAAGGGGCCTCCGGTGCGGCCGGTCATCGTCGCGAGCCTGGACCTGGTGAACCGGCCGCTGAGCCCGTTCGAGGCGTACGTGCTGTCGTTCGTGGACGGGCGCACGGCGCTGGCGGACATGGCGATGATCACCCAGGTGACGGAGCTGGAGCTGCGCGCTGTGTTCGAGTCGCTGTCGGAGCGCGGCGTGACGAAGCTGGTGGGCACGCTTGCGTCGGCGGAGGTGGCGTTCACGGGGGATGGCGTGCCCGCGTTCTCGCGCGAGCCGAAGACCGTGCCTCCGGCTGCGGCAGCGAAGGTGGCGGCGGCTCCAGCGGCTCCAGCGGCTCGTGCCCAGGCTCCGCGGCAGGCGCCGATGCCTTCGGTCTCGCTGGCAGCCGCGCTGGCGGCGAAGCCTCATTCCGTGGCGCCGGCTCCGGTGGCCAGGAAGGAGGACGCGCAGGAAGAGGTGCTCCAGCGTGTCGTGCGGCTGGAGCAGGCGGGGAAGATGGCGGAGGCGCTGGACCTGCTGGAGCGCAGCATCGGGCTCTTGCCGAAGCCCGCGCCGCTCTACAACCGCATGGGGATGATCCTCCTGAACCACCAGCGTGATTACGAACGCGCCA